A region of Streptomyces sp. NBC_01267 DNA encodes the following proteins:
- a CDS encoding dTDP-glucose 4,6-dehydratase, translating to MSTTTPARILVTGGAGFIGSAYVRMLLGPDGPPGVTVTVLDKLTYAGTLTNLASVLADPRFRFVRGDICDPALVGRLTAEHDQTVHFAAESPADRPAEDSGVFVRTNTLGTRTLLDAAVHHGTRRFVHVSTGEVYGPIAEGSWTEDRPLAPDSPWSVSKASSDLLALEYHRELGLDVRITRSAGTYGPHQFPDKVIPFRVTRLIDGHRVPPPRDGAEVRGWVHVEDHCRGIELARTGGRPGRTYNIGGGTELSARELTGLLLEACGAGWERVRGAGEREGRGGSGPRYAVDWRRARDELGYRPRHGLADGLARTVAWYRARRDWWEPLT from the coding sequence ATGAGCACCACAACTCCCGCCAGGATCCTCGTCACCGGCGGCGCCGGGTTCATAGGTTCGGCGTACGTCCGCATGCTGCTCGGCCCGGACGGCCCGCCCGGCGTCACCGTCACGGTCCTCGACAAGCTCACGTACGCGGGCACCCTGACCAACCTGGCGTCCGTACTCGCCGACCCCCGCTTCCGTTTCGTGCGCGGCGACATCTGCGACCCCGCGCTCGTCGGCCGGCTCACCGCCGAGCACGACCAGACCGTGCACTTCGCCGCCGAGTCCCCGGCGGACCGGCCGGCCGAGGACAGCGGGGTGTTCGTGCGGACGAACACCCTCGGCACCCGGACCCTTCTCGATGCCGCCGTGCACCACGGCACCCGCAGGTTCGTCCATGTCTCCACCGGCGAGGTGTACGGACCGATCGCCGAAGGCTCCTGGACCGAGGACCGGCCGCTCGCGCCCGACTCGCCCTGGTCCGTGTCCAAGGCGTCGTCCGACCTGCTCGCGCTGGAGTACCACCGCGAACTCGGCCTCGACGTACGGATCACGCGGAGCGCGGGCACCTACGGGCCGCACCAGTTCCCCGACAAGGTCATCCCGTTCCGGGTCACCCGGCTCATCGACGGACACCGCGTACCGCCGCCCCGGGACGGCGCGGAGGTCCGCGGCTGGGTCCACGTCGAGGACCACTGCCGGGGCATCGAACTCGCCCGCACCGGGGGGCGTCCCGGCCGTACGTACAACATCGGCGGCGGCACCGAACTCTCCGCCAGGGAACTCACCGGTCTGCTCCTCGAAGCGTGCGGCGCGGGCTGGGAGCGCGTGCGGGGCGCGGGGGAGCGCGAGGGGCGTGGCGGGAGCGGGCCGCGGTACGCCGTCGACTGGCGCCGGGCCCGCGACGAACTCGGCTACCGGCCGCGCCACGGCCTCGCCGACGGACTGGCCCGCACCGTCGCCTGGTACCGCGCCCGCCGTGACTGGTGGGAGCCGCTCACCTGA
- a CDS encoding DoxX family membrane protein has translation MSVDTRTPGFDNLPALSMVKVPCDPAQVVVNHASFRVQLAPNSIRRPAGSGLTDTARMPAGARARRRAPVVWSGKSAPDDTGAIRLLQAVRNSGVQEVGYASGQDAGATQVIPRISVDDPGTAGTALLPRMREAVGAYDEPERYRREEFDGPHEYGDHHAYGEFDEFDDDGQDGTRRHGSDNVRHAYYPGRRMNLGVVLLPLRVFLGLISMYAGMGKLCDPVYFDGGERGSMVKWLHSLHPWALAEPLRDFALSHPVGAGLTIAFLQVVVGVLTVLGLWQRVAAVFGALLSIALLVTVTWRTVPAYDAPDIIYLAAWSPLIIAGAPVYSVDGRLAGEAWRKLGPRSELTELRRRVLRRGTVVATVVVGLTLLIGSLLGGAVRSAQVVTVPGPNTDPTNRLPGQVLPQEPGSSGSPAQQRTSRHPSPSASGAASPSGKSSEPGTVRESATAGTVGGQPSQTQGTAQLPPSQRQQQQQQAPPPPATTSAGPSATAGTSGGGSGGTASGGGSGGTSGGGSNKNPIGGLLG, from the coding sequence ATGAGCGTGGACACCAGAACACCCGGGTTCGACAACCTGCCCGCGCTGAGCATGGTCAAGGTGCCGTGCGATCCCGCACAGGTCGTCGTCAACCACGCCAGCTTCCGGGTGCAGCTCGCACCGAACTCGATCCGCAGGCCCGCCGGTTCGGGCCTGACGGATACGGCAAGGATGCCCGCGGGCGCACGCGCGCGGCGCAGGGCGCCCGTCGTGTGGAGTGGGAAGTCCGCCCCGGACGACACCGGCGCCATCAGACTCCTGCAGGCCGTACGGAACTCCGGCGTCCAGGAGGTCGGTTACGCCTCCGGCCAGGACGCCGGAGCCACCCAGGTCATCCCGCGCATCTCGGTCGACGACCCGGGCACCGCGGGCACGGCGCTGCTGCCCCGGATGCGGGAGGCCGTCGGCGCGTACGACGAGCCGGAGCGGTACCGGCGCGAGGAGTTCGACGGGCCGCACGAGTACGGCGATCACCACGCGTACGGCGAGTTCGACGAGTTCGACGACGACGGCCAGGACGGCACCCGCCGCCACGGCTCCGACAACGTCCGGCACGCCTACTACCCCGGCCGCCGGATGAACCTCGGCGTGGTGCTGCTGCCGCTCCGGGTGTTCCTCGGGCTCATCTCGATGTACGCCGGAATGGGCAAGCTCTGCGACCCCGTCTACTTCGACGGCGGCGAGCGCGGCTCGATGGTCAAGTGGCTGCACTCGCTGCACCCTTGGGCCCTCGCCGAACCCCTCCGCGACTTCGCGCTCTCGCATCCGGTGGGCGCCGGGCTCACCATCGCGTTCCTCCAGGTCGTCGTCGGAGTGCTCACCGTCCTGGGGCTCTGGCAGCGCGTCGCCGCCGTGTTCGGGGCGCTGCTCTCGATCGCGCTCCTGGTGACGGTCACGTGGCGGACCGTACCGGCGTACGACGCACCGGACATCATCTACCTCGCCGCCTGGTCCCCGCTGATCATCGCCGGAGCGCCGGTCTACTCGGTCGACGGCCGCCTCGCGGGCGAGGCCTGGCGCAAGCTCGGACCGCGCTCCGAACTGACCGAACTGCGGCGGCGGGTGCTGCGGCGCGGCACCGTCGTGGCCACCGTGGTCGTGGGGCTGACGCTGCTCATCGGCTCGCTCCTCGGCGGCGCCGTCCGCTCCGCGCAGGTCGTGACCGTACCGGGCCCGAACACCGATCCCACCAACCGGCTGCCCGGACAGGTGCTGCCGCAGGAGCCCGGCTCGTCCGGCAGCCCGGCGCAGCAGCGCACGTCGAGGCACCCGTCGCCGTCCGCGAGCGGTGCGGCGAGCCCCTCGGGGAAGTCCTCGGAGCCCGGCACGGTACGGGAGAGCGCGACCGCGGGCACCGTCGGCGGGCAGCCCAGCCAGACGCAGGGCACCGCGCAACTGCCGCCGTCGCAGCGGCAGCAACAGCAGCAGCAGGCTCCGCCGCCTCCGGCGACGACCAGCGCGGGCCCGTCGGCCACGGCCGGGACGAGCGGCGGCGGCAGCGGCGGCACGGCGTCCGGCGGCGGGTCCGGGGGCACCTCGGGCGGCGGCAGCAACAAGAACCCGATCGGCGGCCTTCTCGGCTGA
- a CDS encoding ice-binding family protein, producing MAPAQAFATATPVPLGTADSFAVLAGQSITNTGPSVITGDIGVSPGTAISGFPPGIVNGAQHSADAVALQAKSDLVAAFNNAAGQATDAALPPDAGGLTLVPGVYTASSTLGLTGTLTLDAQGDPNAVWVFQVGSGLTTASASRVALINGAQPCNVFWEIGSSATLGTNSTFVGNILALTSIGATTGASIDGRALARNGSVTLDTNRITRPACSTGTTGGTTTGTTGGTTTGTTGGTTTGTTTGGTTTGTTGGVLGGVLGGVLTGGTTGGTSTGGVLGGVLGGVLTGGTIGGTSGAGSTTGNIAGNTSGNVAGNTTGGGNGGNTTGGGHGGKPGHDHGGYGDDHDHDHGGYGDDHGHDHGGYGDDHGGYGDKPEQHGGYGDKPEQHGSYEG from the coding sequence GTGGCGCCGGCCCAGGCGTTCGCCACCGCCACTCCCGTGCCGCTGGGTACGGCGGACAGCTTCGCCGTGCTGGCAGGTCAATCGATCACCAACACCGGCCCTTCCGTGATCACTGGGGATATCGGGGTCAGCCCTGGAACGGCCATCAGCGGATTCCCGCCGGGAATCGTGAACGGGGCCCAGCACTCGGCGGACGCCGTCGCGCTCCAGGCCAAGTCCGACCTGGTCGCGGCGTTCAACAACGCAGCGGGCCAGGCAACGGACGCCGCGCTTCCGCCGGACGCCGGAGGGCTGACGCTGGTACCCGGCGTCTACACCGCCTCCTCGACCCTGGGCCTCACCGGGACGCTCACCCTCGACGCTCAGGGCGACCCCAACGCGGTCTGGGTCTTCCAGGTCGGCTCGGGGCTGACGACGGCGTCCGCCAGCCGCGTCGCACTCATCAACGGCGCGCAACCGTGCAACGTGTTCTGGGAGATCGGCAGTTCGGCCACGCTCGGCACCAACTCGACCTTCGTGGGCAACATCCTGGCCCTGACCTCGATCGGAGCCACCACCGGCGCCAGCATCGACGGCCGGGCGCTGGCACGTAACGGCTCGGTCACCCTGGACACCAACCGCATCACGCGGCCCGCCTGCTCCACCGGAACCACGGGCGGGACGACGACCGGAACCACGGGCGGGACGACGACCGGTACCACGGGCGGGACGACGACCGGTACCACGACGGGCGGCACTACTACTGGCACCACGGGTGGAGTGCTGGGCGGCGTGCTGGGCGGAGTTCTGACCGGCGGTACGACGGGCGGCACTTCCACGGGTGGAGTGCTGGGTGGCGTGCTGGGCGGAGTTCTGACCGGCGGCACCATCGGCGGAACCTCGGGGGCCGGGAGCACCACCGGGAACATCGCAGGCAACACCTCAGGGAACGTCGCCGGCAACACCACGGGTGGCGGAAACGGCGGCAACACCACGGGCGGCGGACACGGCGGCAAGCCCGGCCACGACCACGGCGGCTACGGCGACGACCACGACCACGATCACGGCGGCTACGGCGACGACCACGGCCACGATCACGGCGGCTACGGCGACGACCACGGCGGCTACGGCGACAAGCCTGAGCAGCACGGCGGCTACGGCGACAAGCCCGAGCAGCACGGCTCCTACGAAGGCTAG
- a CDS encoding thiol-disulfide oxidoreductase DCC family protein yields MQMQAVLVYDGDCGFCADSVKFAERRLRPRCATTPWQFADLGALGITQQRAEYEVLWVTPAGAVHGGCQAVAKLLLNAHGGWPLLGALLTLPPVRWAARGVYRLVANNRQRMPGGTSACALPTRHRTYT; encoded by the coding sequence ATGCAGATGCAAGCTGTACTTGTCTATGACGGGGACTGCGGTTTCTGTGCTGACTCGGTGAAGTTCGCCGAGCGGCGTCTCCGCCCCCGTTGCGCCACCACGCCGTGGCAGTTTGCAGATCTGGGGGCGCTTGGTATCACGCAGCAGCGTGCTGAATACGAAGTCTTGTGGGTGACACCGGCAGGGGCGGTGCACGGCGGATGCCAGGCAGTTGCCAAGCTGCTTCTGAATGCACACGGTGGATGGCCGTTGTTGGGAGCGTTGCTGACCCTGCCCCCTGTGCGATGGGCGGCCCGGGGTGTTTACCGGCTAGTGGCGAATAATCGTCAGCGGATGCCAGGCGGAACGTCGGCGTGTGCGCTGCCGACCCGGCATAGGACGTATACGTAG
- a CDS encoding pyridoxamine 5'-phosphate oxidase family protein, whose product MRDRLYREKHVWLCTVRPDGSTHVTPVWFVFLKDSWWIGADGASVKVRNIEAFPRVSLALEDGRLPVVAEGEAVVHRGRFPERILDAFAAKYAWDASTPYRPDGERVLLEVPVRRWLLAGTSQ is encoded by the coding sequence GTGCGTGACCGCCTGTACCGGGAGAAGCACGTCTGGCTGTGCACCGTGCGTCCGGACGGGTCCACCCATGTGACGCCGGTCTGGTTCGTCTTCCTGAAGGACAGCTGGTGGATCGGTGCGGACGGAGCGTCGGTCAAGGTCCGCAACATCGAGGCGTTCCCGCGGGTGTCCCTGGCGCTGGAGGACGGTCGGCTTCCCGTCGTGGCCGAGGGGGAGGCGGTGGTGCACCGCGGCCGGTTCCCGGAGCGGATCCTGGATGCCTTCGCCGCGAAGTACGCCTGGGACGCCTCCACCCCGTACCGGCCGGACGGGGAGCGGGTACTGCTCGAAGTCCCGGTCCGGCGCTGGCTGTTGGCCGGTACGTCTCAGTGA
- a CDS encoding DUF5819 family protein: protein MNTAVVLCLVTALMHVVMVFLHVAPSNVVSQRFSRQVNAWIYPLFEQNWRLFAPDPDSVNRTISARTAHTARDGAVQVSPWVDLSAMDESAVKHNVFPSHTSQNLLRRSWTSYDELHGGDDRSHSPRAEMMRQYLRNIAADRMTDRDGKAFEFIQLRVVTQPIAASGTAGSDRRATSANAETRRLPWWKVASDVSDGK, encoded by the coding sequence TTGAACACCGCTGTGGTCCTCTGTCTCGTCACGGCCCTGATGCATGTCGTCATGGTGTTTCTGCACGTGGCGCCCTCGAACGTCGTCTCACAGCGCTTTAGCCGACAGGTGAACGCCTGGATCTACCCCCTCTTCGAACAGAACTGGCGGCTGTTCGCCCCGGACCCGGACTCCGTCAACCGGACGATCTCCGCGCGGACCGCACACACGGCCCGGGACGGGGCGGTCCAGGTCAGTCCCTGGGTCGATCTGTCCGCCATGGACGAGTCTGCCGTCAAGCACAACGTCTTTCCGAGCCACACCTCGCAGAACCTGCTGCGCCGTTCCTGGACGTCCTACGACGAACTGCACGGAGGAGACGACCGCTCGCACTCGCCTCGGGCCGAGATGATGCGGCAGTACCTGCGCAACATCGCCGCCGACCGGATGACCGACCGGGACGGCAAAGCGTTCGAGTTCATCCAGCTCCGGGTGGTCACCCAGCCCATTGCCGCTTCAGGCACTGCGGGCAGTGACCGCCGTGCCACGTCCGCGAATGCCGAAACACGGCGTCTGCCCTGGTGGAAGGTGGCCTCCGATGTCTCCGACGGGAAATGA
- a CDS encoding HTTM domain-containing protein, translated as MSPTGNDMIRPSAAQDGATGRRLLGRLTDPAHGAWELLTGRPLSLYAVSVLRVGYGLLYLVFLLREFPHRDEIWGPDSPWTPTLARQLFAQTGWASVLTLSDSRAYFEICYAAALVICALFMLGWRTRAVSVLFAAVVTSFHARAIFMTDGGDNLVLLMALYLVFTACGRRWSLDARRARRRPARREPGRWRSDVALQLLQARHTLVTAVHNCGLLVIGVQVCFLYGAAGLYKAQGGTWGAGTALHYVLNLGLFQPWPALSHWVDGQQATIAVAGYLTVLLQVAFPFVLFGKLKYPVLTMLLGMHIGIAVLMGLPLFSGAMIIADAVFLPDRFYVAVPNLCRRVSRRQSAPRTVPGTEAGEGVVPKQAGLGSLVRGRP; from the coding sequence ATGTCTCCGACGGGAAATGACATGATCCGGCCCTCGGCAGCCCAGGACGGGGCGACCGGCCGACGGCTGCTCGGACGGCTGACCGATCCCGCACACGGGGCGTGGGAGCTCCTGACCGGACGCCCTCTCTCGCTCTACGCGGTGTCGGTGCTTCGAGTCGGATACGGCCTGCTCTACCTCGTCTTCCTGCTGCGCGAGTTCCCGCACCGCGACGAGATCTGGGGCCCCGATTCACCGTGGACGCCCACGCTCGCGCGGCAGCTCTTCGCCCAGACCGGCTGGGCCAGTGTGCTCACCCTGTCGGACAGCCGCGCCTACTTCGAGATCTGTTACGCGGCGGCACTCGTTATCTGCGCCTTGTTCATGCTGGGCTGGCGGACCCGTGCCGTGTCCGTGCTCTTCGCTGCCGTCGTCACATCGTTCCACGCGAGGGCGATCTTCATGACGGACGGAGGCGACAACCTCGTCCTCCTGATGGCGCTCTACCTCGTCTTCACCGCATGCGGACGCCGCTGGTCCCTGGATGCCAGACGGGCCCGGCGCAGGCCCGCCAGGAGGGAGCCCGGCCGATGGCGGTCCGACGTCGCACTACAACTACTCCAGGCACGACATACCTTGGTCACGGCCGTGCACAACTGTGGTCTCCTCGTGATCGGGGTCCAGGTCTGCTTCCTCTACGGCGCGGCCGGTCTTTACAAGGCACAGGGCGGAACCTGGGGTGCCGGAACCGCGCTGCACTATGTGCTGAACCTCGGGCTCTTCCAGCCGTGGCCTGCGCTCTCCCACTGGGTAGACGGTCAGCAGGCCACCATCGCGGTGGCCGGCTACCTGACCGTGCTTCTCCAAGTCGCCTTCCCCTTCGTCCTCTTCGGCAAGCTGAAGTACCCGGTTCTGACCATGCTGCTTGGCATGCACATCGGTATCGCAGTACTCATGGGGCTGCCGCTGTTCTCCGGCGCGATGATCATCGCAGACGCTGTATTCCTGCCGGATCGCTTCTACGTCGCGGTGCCGAACCTGTGCCGACGGGTCTCGCGGCGGCAGAGTGCGCCGCGCACCGTGCCAGGCACGGAGGCAGGCGAAGGAGTGGTGCCCAAGCAGGCCGGCCTTGGATCCCTCGTACGAGGCCGCCCCTGA
- a CDS encoding HD domain-containing protein: protein MEKWARAAAEAELCDALPRRWAHSQGVARRAAEVAGVLGDDAELLTSAAVLHDVGYAPRLARTGFHPLDGARFLRDTHAADDRLVRLVANHSLALPEAEERGLRDVLEAEFPLLDDQRLVDALVYCDMTTTPDGEVAFEFDTWPDLPTFVEIEGPDEASVRQAAALLELDYTEARFGSVDEIYKSESGRDILAESTLLFADVHEKGQAEVAAQGE from the coding sequence ATGGAGAAGTGGGCACGCGCTGCGGCCGAGGCGGAGCTGTGCGACGCGCTTCCTCGTCGGTGGGCGCACTCGCAAGGGGTTGCCCGTCGCGCTGCCGAAGTGGCCGGGGTTCTGGGAGACGATGCGGAACTGCTGACCTCCGCCGCCGTCCTGCATGATGTTGGGTACGCTCCGCGGCTGGCCCGGACCGGGTTTCATCCGCTGGATGGCGCCCGGTTTCTACGTGACACCCATGCTGCGGATGACCGGCTGGTCCGATTGGTGGCGAACCACTCGCTGGCCTTGCCGGAGGCCGAGGAGCGCGGATTGCGAGACGTGCTGGAGGCGGAGTTTCCGCTGCTCGACGATCAGCGCCTGGTGGACGCCCTTGTCTACTGCGACATGACGACGACCCCCGACGGCGAAGTCGCCTTCGAATTCGACACCTGGCCGGATCTCCCCACGTTCGTAGAGATCGAAGGGCCCGACGAAGCATCTGTCCGGCAGGCAGCTGCTCTGCTCGAACTCGACTATACGGAAGCCCGGTTCGGCAGCGTCGACGAGATCTACAAGAGCGAATCCGGCCGCGACATCCTCGCCGAATCCACTCTCCTCTTCGCCGACGTCCATGAGAAAGGGCAGGCCGAGGTGGCAGCCCAGGGCGAGTGA
- the rlmB gene encoding 23S rRNA (guanosine(2251)-2'-O)-methyltransferase RlmB: MAGNSQRRNRRTSNKKGAQVGSGGQRRRGLEGKGPTPPASERKGHKKNRIAGAQARQAAARRPAPRRGGVKGTSEMVVGRNPVYEALRDGVPAVTLYVQQYIDNDERVREALQLAGQRGNINLMEAPRPELDRMTNGLNHQGLVLQVPPYEYAHPEDLTGAAYDANEDPLIVALDGVTDPRNLGAIVRSVSAFGGHGVVVPERRAAGMTAGAWKSSAGTAARTPVSRVTNLTRALEGYQKAGITVVGLAADGEHEVQDLEALGGPVVIVIGSEGKGLGRLVGETCDYRVRIPMPGGAESLNAGVAAGIVLYEAARRRA, from the coding sequence ATGGCCGGGAACAGCCAGCGCAGGAACCGCCGCACGTCCAACAAGAAGGGCGCGCAGGTCGGCAGCGGGGGCCAGCGACGCCGCGGCCTGGAGGGCAAGGGCCCGACGCCGCCCGCCTCCGAACGCAAGGGACACAAGAAGAACCGGATCGCGGGCGCCCAGGCCCGGCAGGCCGCGGCCCGCCGTCCGGCGCCCCGCCGCGGCGGCGTCAAGGGCACGTCCGAGATGGTCGTCGGCCGCAACCCGGTCTACGAGGCGCTGCGCGACGGCGTCCCGGCGGTCACCCTGTACGTGCAGCAGTACATCGACAACGACGAGCGGGTCCGCGAGGCGCTCCAGCTGGCCGGCCAGCGCGGCAACATCAACCTGATGGAGGCCCCGCGCCCCGAGCTGGACCGGATGACGAACGGCCTGAACCACCAGGGTCTCGTCCTCCAGGTCCCGCCGTACGAGTACGCGCACCCGGAGGACCTCACGGGCGCCGCGTACGACGCCAACGAGGACCCGCTGATCGTCGCGCTCGACGGGGTCACCGACCCGCGGAACCTGGGCGCGATCGTCCGTTCCGTCTCCGCGTTCGGCGGTCACGGCGTGGTCGTCCCCGAGCGCCGTGCGGCCGGGATGACGGCGGGTGCCTGGAAGTCGTCGGCGGGCACCGCGGCCCGTACGCCGGTCTCCCGGGTGACCAACCTGACGCGGGCGCTGGAGGGCTACCAGAAGGCGGGCATCACGGTCGTCGGCCTCGCCGCGGACGGTGAGCACGAGGTCCAGGACCTGGAGGCGCTGGGCGGCCCGGTCGTCATCGTCATCGGCAGCGAGGGCAAGGGCCTCGGTCGGCTCGTCGGCGAGACCTGCGACTACCGGGTGCGCATTCCGATGCCGGGTGGCGCGGAGTCGCTGAACGCGGGCGTCGCGGCGGGCATTGTGCTGTACGAGGCCGCGCGTCGCCGGGCCTGA
- a CDS encoding ABC transporter ATP-binding protein: MATVTFDKATRIYPGSTKPAVDALEIDVADGEFLVLVGPSGCGKSTSLRMLAGLEDVNGGAIRIGDRDVTHLPPKDRDIAMVFQNYALYPHMTVADNMGFALKIAGINKTEIRAKVEEAAKILDLTEYLDRKPKALSGGQRQRVAMGRAIVREPQVFLMDEPLSNLDAKLRVSTRTQIASLQRRLGITTVYVTHDQVEAMTMGDRVVVLKDGLLQQIDSPRNMYDRPNNLFVAGFIGSPAMNLVEVPIADGGVKFGNSVVPVSREALAAAADKGDTTVTVGVRPEHFEVVEHGEVSKTLTKESADAPAGLAVAVNVVEELGADAYVYGSAEVNGVTKELVVRVNGRKVPDKGSKLNVVPRTGEIHVFSTSTGERLSD, encoded by the coding sequence ATGGCAACAGTCACGTTCGACAAGGCGACCCGGATATACCCCGGCTCCACCAAGCCCGCCGTGGACGCGCTGGAGATCGATGTCGCGGACGGCGAGTTCCTCGTCCTCGTCGGTCCTTCCGGTTGCGGCAAGTCGACCTCCCTGCGCATGCTCGCGGGTCTTGAGGACGTCAACGGCGGCGCGATCCGCATCGGTGACCGCGACGTCACGCACCTGCCGCCGAAGGACCGGGACATCGCGATGGTGTTCCAGAACTACGCGCTGTACCCGCACATGACGGTCGCCGACAACATGGGCTTCGCGCTCAAGATCGCCGGCATCAACAAGACCGAGATCCGCGCCAAGGTCGAAGAGGCCGCGAAGATCCTCGACCTCACCGAGTACCTGGACCGCAAGCCGAAGGCGCTCTCCGGTGGTCAGCGTCAGCGTGTCGCGATGGGCCGCGCCATCGTGCGTGAGCCGCAGGTCTTCCTCATGGACGAGCCGCTGTCGAACCTCGACGCCAAGCTCCGTGTCTCCACCCGTACGCAGATCGCGTCGCTCCAGCGCCGCCTCGGCATCACCACCGTGTACGTCACCCACGACCAGGTCGAGGCCATGACCATGGGTGACCGCGTCGTCGTGCTGAAGGACGGCCTGCTCCAGCAGATCGACTCGCCGCGCAACATGTACGACCGCCCCAACAACCTCTTCGTCGCCGGATTCATCGGCTCCCCGGCCATGAACCTGGTCGAGGTCCCGATCGCCGACGGTGGCGTGAAGTTCGGCAACAGCGTCGTCCCCGTCTCCCGCGAGGCGCTCGCCGCCGCGGCCGACAAGGGTGACACCACGGTCACCGTCGGTGTCCGCCCCGAGCACTTCGAGGTCGTCGAGCACGGCGAGGTCTCGAAGACCCTCACCAAGGAGAGCGCCGACGCCCCGGCCGGCCTGGCCGTCGCGGTCAACGTCGTCGAGGAGCTCGGCGCCGACGCCTACGTCTACGGCTCCGCCGAGGTGAACGGTGTGACCAAGGAGCTCGTCGTCCGTGTCAACGGCCGCAAGGTCCCGGACAAGGGCAGCAAGCTCAACGTCGTCCCGCGCACCGGCGAGATCCACGTCTTCTCGACCTCCACCGGCGAGCGCCTCAGCGACTGA
- a CDS encoding nucleotidyltransferase family protein codes for MTTTAEPHAHAPASALPTQAVILAGGQGSRLRPYTDDRPKPMVEIPGTGTPIIGHQLAWLAAEGVTDAVISCGHLAEVLQEWLESSTLPLRVTTVVESEPLGRGGGLKYAAGHLPHPDRPWYATNGDIWTRFSLREMAAFHAERDATATLALARPRIPWGAVETNEFGQVLDFIEAPPSPYLINAGVYVFSAAFRALLPDRGDHERTTFPRLARERRLAGYPLPHGAYWRAIDTAKDLTEAARELGRS; via the coding sequence ATGACGACGACCGCTGAACCGCATGCGCATGCGCCTGCGTCCGCACTGCCCACCCAGGCCGTGATCCTGGCGGGCGGCCAGGGTTCCCGGCTGCGCCCGTACACCGACGACCGCCCCAAGCCGATGGTCGAGATCCCGGGCACCGGGACGCCGATCATCGGCCATCAACTGGCCTGGCTGGCCGCCGAGGGCGTGACCGACGCGGTCATCTCCTGCGGCCATCTCGCCGAAGTGCTCCAGGAATGGCTGGAGTCCAGCACCCTGCCCCTCCGGGTCACGACGGTCGTCGAGTCCGAACCGCTGGGCCGCGGCGGCGGTCTCAAGTACGCCGCAGGGCATCTCCCGCACCCCGACCGCCCCTGGTACGCGACGAACGGTGACATCTGGACGCGCTTCTCGCTGCGCGAGATGGCCGCCTTCCACGCCGAACGCGACGCCACCGCCACCCTGGCCCTCGCCCGCCCCCGCATCCCGTGGGGCGCCGTCGAGACGAACGAGTTCGGGCAGGTCCTCGACTTCATCGAGGCGCCACCCTCGCCGTATCTCATCAACGCCGGGGTGTACGTCTTCTCCGCGGCCTTCAGGGCGCTGCTGCCGGACCGCGGCGACCACGAGCGGACCACCTTCCCGCGCCTCGCCCGCGAGCGCAGGCTGGCCGGGTATCCGCTGCCGCACGGGGCGTACTGGCGGGCCATCGACACCGCCAAGGACCTCACCGAGGCAGCCAGGGAACTCGGCCGGTCCTGA